The Solanum lycopersicum chromosome 8, SLM_r2.1 DNA segment tgtttataaCTAACCTTTTCTATGCCtctatgttacactataaatagagacataagGGTCCATATAGTATACACTTAAAGATTTAGTGAACACTTGAAAGAAAGTGATCttatattgttctttttttctttagctTTACAACATGTTATCAGCATGGGTTGCTCATTCTCTTTCAAGAATCAATGGTaggtgatttttatgaattatcctactaatttttttgttgcatGGTATACTTTATAtcctatatattatttgtactaaGAAAGCTTATTGTGTAGTTATTCTAAAATGATtagtaaattataataatcttCATAGCAGTGTtgagaatttgaatttattttaagttgggACTTTATATGATCCTAACgtgttgttttaattaattgattttgttcatttttcttgtatattaaGTCAAGTTcagattatatttatgatttttgataaaaaaaatttggtaatGCAGTTGGTTTATTAAGGCATTGGTTGAGGTTAATACAGTGAATTCAGGTTTCAACGCACTTAGTGGATAAGACATCGAGTTAATGTCTTGGTGCACCTTGATAATAAGAAGTTGGGTACAAGTCCCATTGATTTATGGATAAAGGTGTCTTTATATAGGTAAGCCTTTGGATTTAAGTCCTAATGCACTATAGTGATAATATGATAATGACTAACATAAAGTTTTATACTTATGACTgaaagtcatgaaatttacccAATTTATTTGCTCAATTCTCTTATGCGAATGTGGTAGTAGTGTATTAATTTGTCTGAAAATGACACGTGGTTGAATGTATGAACATGGGTATGGTAAAATGTTAATGATCATCATTGTGGTTattaaaaggaagaacattAGGGGTTCTTAAGATGTTCCTTCAAATGTGAAGGTAATTTTGTccattaaaattgtataaaaagttATTGGACACATTTTTTATTAACATGATCCTTCAAATGTGAAGGTAATTGTTAAAGGTAATTTTCATCCATCAAAGTGGTATGAGATGTTGGACACATTGTTGTAGGTGCAGCccaatttaaaaagttttttaaatcatccatcaaaataaaggaatacaAAGTGGTAGTacatttggtacatttgacatcttaaagtgatgttgaggtgacTCACATAATTTCAAAACATGACAATGAGTTTCTAATAAAAACTTCTGGAACATGTACAAATGGTTATGCCCCATTACTTTAAGGAAATTTGACCTGTGTTTATATGGATAAGAACATGTTCATGTATTTTTGGATGAATGTCACATCTCACCTCTAGGGGAGGTTTGAGagattgaaataaatattttgacataaatgGTCATTTTGGTTTGATTACCATAAAAATATCGTGGTATGTTTAAAATGAACTAATAGAGGaccaaagaaagaaataaatattttctgtAAAGGTTGTGGCCATGACCAAAATAAATGTTCTTTTGTGGCAACACAAATTTATCATTGATTATCAAGAAATAAGTattgaatgaaaattattatatacaagATTAATTGATAGTTCTGAAAGGGCTAATTTGTTACTATTTAGAGGAATGAAATTATTCATACTATTGGGGTTGTCTCATGTTTGTGATAAATTATGGTAAGATTTAATATCTTGAAATTGCTTCAATCAAAGTGGGTAATAAATATTTAcgtataagattttttttttttcccgTTTTTTGTTGTATACAAATATGGGCATGGTGATTGAATCACATGCATACGTAAACTAGAAGTTTACTTGAATAAATATCAGTTGGCATAATCGGTTGGTCATTTCTATTCAAATGTGATGCAAAAGATATTGAGAATTCATGTGGttatatgttgaagaaataaaagattcttcaagaattcttttttGTAACTTATTCTcgtaataaaataatcattgaaccagctaaggttgggatcgtatccccttaacttattttgaacataaaaaaaggtgaatatgggtccGTTCACCTGCAATGTGGAACGTTtactattttgatttaataGATGCATCTATGATATGGTCACTTGTGCATTTGTATCAACTTAGaaattggtttttgtaaggttgtttgctcaaattattaaattaagagaACATCTCCAAAATATAAAGTCATATTGATAATGGTTGTTGGTTTAACAAAaagtatgcctccaattatagctagaccattgattatgagaatcaatctcttaaataaaatttggtgTGAGATAAGTTTATTTAACATCTATTTATCAAGCCAACAAGGTTCTCCCGAATAATTTCCATCTAAAAATTGGATGTGTGCACATATGGATTTATTGCTCCACGCACCAAGATGGATCCCCAAATGAGTTTAAGGGTGAATGTCAAATTTCGGAGGAGATATGTGTAGCagttgaaaattatgtgtggagtgaattatctagatcttcgttaaaaaaatgtgaacttGAAATTCAAGAGATAATTTATTTCTAAAGTGTTGCAAGTAATTTTCTAGATGTATTTGGTGATTCGATATTTTAATTGAGCTGCAATTGCTCCAATAAATAGTCCTTGAAAGACATCATCTATGGTATGCCAAAAGCGTTAGAACATTCCATTCCAAATGTAAAACTCCTTGATAAGGGAGTGGAGCAAATTATCAAAATGTTCATTGCTAATGAGGCAAGTTCTTTGAAAGAGCATTATgacataacatttcataaagCCTTAGAAAAGTGACCGTCGATGgtatatttgatatgatataGCACTCAATGCTATAAATGGTTGTGAGGATCTTAAATTTGAAtatgtcatatagtgtggatAGATAAATGATTGAcactattcaagtatatttgtgtcacttagaaaagtgatgcttttgaacaTATAGTTCATACACCAAAATATATGTCAGTGAGGGTACAAATAAATCATTGTGCGAAAGTATAATCTTAAGATATAAAGTGCGGATCATGCCTCGATGCGTAAAGGATTTTTGCAGAAGTCCTAACATTATTAAATGGAGATATGTTATCCAACGGTGAATGTAATTAGAATTGTTTCAATATGACAATAGATGAAATACTTGAATATGCATAATGAATGATTATTACGTCTAACTAGACGATGaatgttatatgaaaatccttgacgAATTTAAAACGTCTTAAAGCAATTCCATTGAGAATAAATGATATTGAGATTgcttaacacaaaaaaaaaaaaattcctcatgaaaatgatttaaaatgtcaTTTATTAGTGCAATTGGTGCACTTACAAATTGCTGGTTATGCAAATGCTAGAAGATATGTAACTTTTTTTGAGAAGAAAAGACGAGcttcaataaaaattatcaatctCACATGAATCGAAAATGATTTGACTATGTACctgcaaaatatttatttgatctacATAAAACTCGATCGCGAATGAACTATTTGCTTACATATAGAGGCATAATAATATCTTGGCATTCAACAAACATTGGTAactacttcttcaaatcatattGATAGATGAAGTAAGTCTGAGGTGTGTTTGGTTGGAATCATGTCtatcatattcataaaatatgtgATTTCCTTTGACAAAGGATATCCACCAccatatactatatatatatatatatatatatatatatatatatatatatatatatatatatatatatatatatatatatatatatatatttcaccCAATATATTTCACCCAAAAAAACATTCACacatgatcttcaacaaaatggtgagatacACTTCAAAGATGCATTCAAATGATAATCTTGTAAAGTTATTCACTAAAGATTGCCAACATCaatatttttgaagttggaaCACAAGATTGATATACATTGTTTTCGAGATATCAAGTAATGTCTTTATTAGGGGGAGAAAAAATGCTTggtgtactcttttccttaaccatGATTTTATCCCAATTGGGTTTTTCTAGTACAGTTTTAATGAGATAACATTCAAAGTGTATTAAAGATatatgtactctttttccttcactagaatttttttcccacggggattttttttctaataaggTTTTATTGAGGCATATTAtatatggacatccaaggggaagtgttataaaaaaattatattgtggATGTCCACTACACCAAGAAATAACTCACCCAGTAtctcaattaatttattttattatgtagaTAATCATAACCTCCATAACCTCCTCCAtcatattcatgttaatgtcatgtttatgactaacCTTTTATATGCCTTTATGTTATACTATCAATAGAGACATAAGAGTCCATATTTTATACACTTGAAGATTTGGTGAACACTTGAAAGAAAGAAGGTGATCATATattgttcttttgttctttagttttacaacaaaatgttaattaatctagttttgttaaaattctatcaaattataattaatttcaaaaattctatTTAAGGTGccattttcttataaaaaaattgttctttgtttGAATATTTTGTTAAGGTTTATCATGTTCCTGAAAAgtcaaaaagtattttaatcAAGTCGTAGGATAACTGTGTGTTAGCGGTGTAACACTCTGAAAGTCTAAGACCTAATATAGATCCTAACATGAATGTCTGTATAtatgtcatttaggaagtttaagaatCAAAACGATAAGAAACGTCCAAGACGTACCAAATCTAGTTTAATTAAACTAGTGAAACGTCCTAGGTTTCACAAAGGTTTAGGAGTGGTATATGAGGTCGAAGACTTGTAAAatgactttaaataggtaaagtCATATATATAGAGTAAAAACGTCTACGTCTGACTCCCCAAGGATCGCCCTAGGGGTCCACGAAAGGACCCTAAACTTGGCAAGCTGCCAAAGCAACAACCAAAATCAAGTTCATGTCGTGCTCAGGTTCTGGACTcaactatattaaaaattaatttagaaattcatGCTTGAATAGCTCCGTGTCGCAGACTTTTTCCCCGAcgaaaatcttaaatttggatttgaagtttgacttcattaaagggtcaacttaagtgaggggtatttcGGGTATTTCATGGGGGATATATATTTAGTTGCAATAAGTTTTCCCTCAAATTTACTCACTCAAATCAAATCCCCAAATCAAAACCTAAAAGCTCTCACCTCACTctagtttctctctctctatttatcctccattgaaggaagaagaaagcttgaagaagaagaccaatttctctaggatttcacttgaattttgtggatttaatattcattatggtatgggttcttcactcttggatttactttccccaagaggtcctctcaaagttgatttctaaaacaCCTAATTCCAAGGGTTTTGCTattctaatgggttttcttctaaacatCAAATTGATGATTATTTGTGATTGCATAGACTAATTAAGTGGATATTTTGAGTAATTTATGCAATTTCATGTAGATcatgttctttttccccaaatcGATAAATCTTGCATATTGCTTAGGAATTGATGGGAAATGAAGAATGTATCGATTGTTGGACTTATTTTATCTGTTCTAATTCATTCATCAAATTACTAGGGTAATGTATTGTTGGTATTAGatatatttcttgaagaattcgTATTGAAATTGATTAggatagtgatgatgcaattgatcttactattgtgttaattactattgtgtgATTATATTACACCCATGGTAGGGTTGAGCTTGAGGGTTGATGGAACGACCTTGAAGTTGGCTTGTGAAGGATACTTGCTAAGTCTTGTCATttcaactctttacttcaatcatggttacttgtgattaagtgagGATGTTGTATTGAGGTGtaccttatattaagattgattgggttggtatgatgttgaattgaaatgtcttgactataaCTTGTAAAGTGTTGACTacgatgtaaatgttataaggatgaaGATAAcctaccaatgtgccttatcatgatgtcAAATgtaaatgtgttaacctcacatgtatgaattacaatgaaaggaaaatactcatacaattcttattgaggtatgatgatgatgatataagGGATAGAcgctatgacctaaactaagttatgatcaTAGATAAAGTCatcaaagacatttcaaaaggtacgttagcttagcaccgaaagaacttgacaatgggtggtgttgactttccatagaggaagattcaccatatAATTCTACTTGAGGTGTTGACTGCCCTAGGAGGGATACTCACCCGATGGATTCTAATGAGATGAGGATCCAAGTGGCATATAGAGAGTTCATACCTATGTCTTATTTCCTTAAAATATGTTTCCCctataggaagactagctagtggatcaacctagaaagctacgtttatgtttggttctacATTGGCTGGTAGtccaccttccattggtgtaaggttttacaacactagattccacacttagctcttgtagtctatgtcggttaagacaaatgttcccaaaaagttaaaatgaaatgatgaatgaACTCAAACTAGGATGATCTAaagggtttagcttagtctagttAGGGGTATAAGACTCTACCTACACATTgtactagttagccttgaagggattcttaggaggttgttcttatgtatgtatatgcatataaatgtaaaataatgATCTTGCATGTAAATTACACTTGTGTGATGTTGGTAAttgttatgaacatgtatttggtaTCTATTGCTAAGGTATGAcatgtactcttaatgatatgttatatggaGTTGGAAATTGGTTACGTTTCTTGctaggtttacttgattaagtaaggttatggggctttgttAGTTATTGCACAATTAGAATTAGTGAGGGTCATGGGTAGTGGTCTTGCTTGATAATAATGTGATGAAATCTTATCCATGCTTGTAATGTTATGTCTTGATAATAGAGTTGTATTTGAGTATGGGTTTaagtatgttgatatgcatgtgACTTGATTTGACTTAAGGTGGTTTTTACTTGTATAGTGCATGGTATTGACTTGATGAATATGCATTTATGACTTGTATTAGttgttgaatatgcataagGCTTTCCAAATGAAAAGTAGCATGCTTTAATGTAAAGTCcctctttagcatgatttcactTGTTTTATGTGcgtatactcatacttagtacaagtgtgtactaacccatgttTTATGTTTACTAAAAATGTAGGGTCCGACTGTTGAGCTTATAGAAGGCCTTTAAAGACTACCTGGATATTTCCCAAGAGTTCGTAgttcctcactttccgaggacAATGTCATTATCAAGTGATTTATGTTGTTCTAGTATAAGACTCTTTGTTCTTTCGTTTTCATTTCAAGACGATTGTTGTATAGCCTACATGAGGCTCTTTGTTAAAATGAATATGTGTTCAGCCCAATAATTGAATTCGTTCTAGATGATTGATATGAGATATATTATAGACTTCTTATATATTATGATCCTATACTATGTTtgtgtaataaaagtagaagactatgtagtATTCTTATACGAAGGTTCTATGTaaactcgatatgaatatacaTTATGTGTATACGGAAGGTCTATGTGAACCTCAAGATAGATAttgaaaagttttgaattttccgcatttttaacctataaaTGTAAGAGGCTAGTCTTTGTCTTCTTCGAGGACGATGacgccggttacatctagggggtgctcccctaATGAGACAAACCTTGTACAAGAGTATGAGAATGAATATATTTAGGAACTGTCTCATTAAACCACGTTTATGTAGactcttattcataattgtgaagcgcgccataCTTATGAATCAGGAACTATGTGATGCTTAAGAAACTCTCATCTTCTTGTAATCCTATATTGTGCCTCTAGAGTATAGTTTATGTGTGCTTTCACCTAAACCATGTATGGTGGTTATAAGTATGAATACGCAAAGAGAAGCCACAAGAAGGGCCAAGAAAGGCATCGCTAATGCGATAGCACAAGACAACCAAGTGCCTCAACCTAAAAAAGTTGCTATGAAAAATCAAGTTCCGGTTGCTCCTCCTCCTATGGCGGATAGGGATATAAGGGCAACTTTTCTCTAAATGGACCAAGCCATTAATACACAAGCACGAGCCGtcactactcaagcacaagctaTGACGTCCCAAGCTAATCGAGAGGTGGTACCCCAAGGAAACCAACAAGTTAGCACCATGGCCTCCCGTttgagggatttcactaggattaatccccctactttctatgggtccaaagTTGAGAAAGACCCCCaaaagttcattgatgaagtctaCAAGATTCTCTATGCAATGAGGTTGACTACTAGTGACAAAGACGAGTTAGGAACTTATCAACTCAAAAATGCAGCCCAAACTTGGTATgtccaatggagggataataggcctTTAAGGGGTGGACCGGTGACatgggagatcttcaagaaggcttttATTTATCGGTTCTTTCCTATAGAACACAGGGAAACCAAACTAGAAGAAtttatcaaccttcgtcaaggaggtatgagtgtacttgactactctttgaaatttactaaattgtcAAAGTGTGCTCCTTCCTTGGTTTCCGATCCTAGAGATCAAAAGAGCCACTTTGTGACAGGAGTGTTTGATGACTTGAAAGAAGAATGTCGTTCGTCTATgttacatgataatatgaatatttcttgtctcatggttcatgctcaacaagttgaAGAGATAAGGACCAATAGAAAGAGCAGAGATGCTCAAAGGGCAAACTCTTTTGATGGTGGTTATTCAAAGGTTAGGCTTGATATCCAAGGCAACCATAGGTTGAGGAAAGGCTCAAAATAGTCCCTCAGCTTTGGGTTAACGCTCAAAGTGATTCTTCAGTTTTCACATGGAGCACTAACAGTCCCTCATGTTTGCAATAGTGGTGCACTTTTGATCCTCCCGTAAATTTTTGCCTATTTTTGAACATTAATTCTATCCAAAATTTTTATAAGGAATGTCCAATcgtctctttatatatatataatagaaatagtGAGAGAAGGTTATAAGAAAAACACCTTGTTTTATtcactaaaaatattattgcatcTAAATAAAAGTAtcttaaaatatgaatttgcaGGAAAGAAACAATTGTACTATTGCACGTGAAATTATCGTGATAAACCCCTCGACTTTACCTGGAATACGATTTCtactaaacaaaacaaaatgttttcttctccattttttcaTATGGGGTTGTTATTTCTTCTAAGTAGATAGAATGACAATTGAATATCCCATACATAGGTTATGGATAAAATTAATGCTAAAAAATAGGTAAATTTTTGAAGGAGGACCAAAAGTGCACCAATATTGCAAACATGAGGGACTATTAGTGATCCATGTGAAAACTCAAGGATCACTTTGATCCTTAACCTAAAGAAAAGGGACTATTTTGATCCTTTCCTCGCCTAGATTCAAGAAGAGGAtctctaatcaagttccttctaaGTTCCCTAAGGCTCGTGATGATGAGGTACCTAAACCTAGGTCTCAAAAAGGAAACAGTGGAAACTCACCTAATGAGAAGCCTACATTTACCAAGTGTGGAAAAGTTCACTTCGGAGAATGTTTATTTTGAACGGGCAATTGTTTTAGTTGTTGTAAAAATAGGCACAAAGTTTGAGATTGCCCAAATTTTAAAGGGCAACACAAGGGCAGttgtcaagctcaagcaagtagTTCTAATGATAACTCAAAGAAGAATTGTTTTTATGCTCTCCGCTGTagaggtgagcaagagacttctcccgttgtggtgaccggtatgttgaaagtcttttcTATTGTtctatatgctttacttgatcccggTGCTACCTTGTCAGttgttactcctctagtagctaaaaagtttgacattttgctCGATATCTTGAATGAATCTTTTATGGTGACTAACCAGGTGGGTGAATTGGTTGTTACTAAGAgagtgtatagaaattgtcctataatgttgcctaATAGAGTCACTCATGTGGAGTTAGTAGAACTctatatggttgattttgatttttggtatggattggttgcatgtttATTTCACTTGCATTGTTGTAGAACGTGTGTGGTGAAGTtcaactttccaaatgaacccgtctTAGAGTGGAGGgggaaaattctattcctagaggttgtaTCATTTAGTGTTTGAAAGCTTGTAggatgatctctaaagggtatTTATACAATGTAGTAAGAttccaagatttagactccgaaattcctcccattaaGTCGGTCCCCGTACTGAGGGAATTTTcgaaggtctttcctaatgatcttcccggtattcctccctaacgggaaattgattttggtatcgacATGCTAGCAGATACAAAATCCCATTTGAATTCCTTCTTAACAAATAGCTCCAGCCGAattaaaagagttgaaggctcaactcaaagaatTACTAGACAAGGGCTTTATTCGTCCTAGTATTTCTcaatggggtgctccggtattatttgtggaaaagaaggatgggtcccctagaatgtgtattgattaccgtCAAGACAATAAAGTCACagtaaagaataagtatcctctccctcggattaatgatttatttgatcatatCCAAGGTGCGAGTTAattttctaagattgatttgagaacgggatatcaccaacttagggtgagaggtgaagatatTACCAAGATGGAATTTTTGACTATATATGGTAACTATGAGTTCtcagtaatgtcctttggtctgaCTAATGGTTTGGAGGAATTTACGGACCTAATAAATAGGGTTTTTTGAAGTTACCTAggttcatttgtcattgtctttatTGACGACATCTTAGTAGATTCGAAAAATGAGGGAGAACACATGGATAATTTGAGGGTAGTATTGCATTTGCTTAAGGAACACCAATTTTTTGCCAAGTATAGTAAATGTGAGTTGTGGTTGAGGTCGGTAGTGTTACTTTGTCATGTCAGCTTGAGTGAaggtgtagaggttgatccaaggaagaCCGAAGCGGTGAAAAATTGTCCTAGACCTTTGGCTCCTACAAATATTTCTTAGGCCTAGCCgattattatagaaggtttgtcgACGGGTTTGCGGTTCTTGCTTCCCCTTGAaaaccttgacccaaaagaatgtgaaatttgagtggtcggaggcatgtgaagAGAGATTCTAAATATTGAAACAAAGGCTTACTTGCGCTCCGGTATTGACTCTACCGGAGGGTACTAAGTTTTTGTGGTCTATTGTGATGCAACCCGAGTCGGGTTGGGGTGTGTTTTTATGAAACATggcctatgcttctaggcaaaTCAAAGTTCAAGAGAAGAagtatccaactcatgaccttgagttagcggtcctggtatttgccttgaaaatatggaggcattatctttatgtgGTCATGTTGATGTgcttttcataaaagtcttcaatatgtattcactcaaaaggagttgaatctccggcAGCGGAGATGgctagaattgttgaaagaccatgacatgagtgttctctaccacttCTGCAAGGCTACTATAgtagcggatgctctaagtcgatTGTCCATGGGAAGTGTGTCCCATGTGGAAGAATTCAAGAGAAATCTAGTGAAAGTTattcataggttggctcgttTAGGGGTTCGAATAGAAAATTCTCCAAATGATGGTATGGTGGTACATCATAACTACGAgtcatctttggtggttgaggtgatgtgtaagcaacaccttgatccaCTACTAATGGAGTTTAATGAATCGGTTCTTGGTAAGatgaatgagtcattctcccaaggggggATGGTATTTTTAGGTATCAAAGAAGATTGTGTGTGCCTTATACGGATGATTTGAGGTGTaggatccttgaggaagctcatggaGACTGTTACAGAAGTATTTTGCTTGGATGGCCTAAAAAGGGATGTTGCACAATTTGTCGCAAAGTGTCCCAATTTCCAACAAGTGAAGGTCGAGCACCAAAAGCCGAGTGgtttactacaagaaatccaaatcctactttgaagtgggaagatgttaatatggattttgttgtaGGTTTTCCTCGAACTCGAtagcaatatgactctatatgggtggtagTGGATAGATTGACTAAATCCGCTCACATTATTCCcgttaagtctacttattcggtggaagattatgcaaggGTCTATATTGACAAGATAATGAGTCTTCATGGGGTTCTTttgtccatcatatcggatagaggtGCTCAATTTACATTTAGGATTTGGAGGTGGTTAGGGTACTCAAGAGAAGTTAAGCATcatttttcatcctcaaacgaaTGGTCAAGCAGAGCGGACTATTCAAACTtttgaagatatgcttaggtcttgtatcatttattttaagggaaattgggatgagCACTTTCCTTTGGTGGAGTTCTCATATaacaatagttttcattcatctatatctatg contains these protein-coding regions:
- the LOC138337855 gene encoding uncharacterized protein yields the protein MASRLRDFTRINPPTFYGSKVEKDPQKFIDEVYKILYAMRLTTSDKDELGTYQLKNAAQTWYVQWRDNRPLRGGPVTWEIFKKAFIYRFFPIEHRETKLEEFINLRQGGMSVLDYSLKFTKLSKCAPSLVSDPRDQKSHFVTGVFDDLKEECRSSMLHDNMNISCLMVHAQQVEEIRTNRKSRDAQRANSFDGGYSKFSHGALTVPHVCNSGALLILPGEQETSPVVVTGMLKVFSIVLYALLDPGATLSVVTPLVAKKFDILLDILNESFMVTNQELNLRQRRWLELLKDHDMSVLYHFCKATIVADALSRLSMGSVSHVEEFKRNLVKVIHRLARLGVRIENSPNDGMVVHHNYESSLVVEVMCKQHLDPLLMEFNESVLGSLRKLMETVTEVFCLDGLKRDVAQFVAKCPNFQQVKVEHQKPSGLLQEIQILL